One part of the Coffea eugenioides isolate CCC68of chromosome 10, Ceug_1.0, whole genome shotgun sequence genome encodes these proteins:
- the LOC113750586 gene encoding uncharacterized protein LOC113750586, which produces MPLDPQAFYQTTAEPVVPEHPVQTKPEVGESSAPVDIKLLKRLDRFDEFIRKNQGLSKQGVLDYDDLCLFPNVQLPVGFKTPKFNKYDGTGNPKTHLRLFANKLGRPVDDENLPLRLFPESLEGDALDWYSNLKPEEVKTWLDLSNAFIRQYEYNCELAPTRTTLEGTKRRPSEDHKTYAKRWRKIAAKVEPPMTEDEIVRTFIKAHDPPHFEEIFRMTGCSFAAIVNKLEEYDDFVRVGKIVNVSALKSQVEALQGQGSSGKGPQFKKKEGDVTFVWSHNPSPRPQYQHNPTYEPSYPYYSNPHHVYTTNINPHRSRPSYTNPSLAPFQISQPNPHQNRHRPLFNPRMPPPNRPIYNYPQPPKANNPGRNRTFTNLDRPLDQLYDQLKAAGKIGIIPPPTYPYGMPVGYNPQAVCAYHSGAPGHPIAECKALKHKIQDMVEAGEIVIRRKEAQAPNVDKNPLPEYDNTIGVIMDNTKFKEPIRNSSSKAEVFGNDAEFPDIPEGSISN; this is translated from the coding sequence ATGCCTCTGGATCCACAAGCTTTTTATCAGACTACCGCAGAGCCTGTTGTGCCAGAGCACcctgttcaaaccaagccagaagtgggagagtcgtctgcccCGGTGGATATCAAGCTACTTAAGCGGTTggatcgtttcgatgagttcatcAGGAAAAATcaaggtttaagcaaacaaGGGGTGTTAGACTACGATGATCTGTGCCTGTTTCCAAATGTACAGCTGCCCGTAGGGTTCAAAACCCCGAAGTTCAATAAGTATGATGGTACAGGCAACCCTAAGACACACTTGCgtttgtttgccaacaagttgggcagaCCCGTAGATGACGAAAACTTGCCATTAAGGTTATTTCCAGAAAGTCTGGAAGGGGacgcactcgactggtattccaactTAAAGCCAGAGGAGGTAAAGACTTGGCTTGATCTATCCAACGCCTTCATCAGACAATACGAATATAACTGCGAGCTAGCACCTACTAGAACTACATTGGAAGGCACAAAGAGgcgaccatctgaagatcataagacatacgCCAAAAGATGGAGAAAGATAGCTGCCAAGGTTGAGCCTCCGATGACCGAAGATGAAATTGTTCGCACTTTCataaaggcgcatgatcctcCACACTTCGAAGAAATCTTCCGTATGACCGGGTGTTCATTTGCTGCGATTGTGAATAAACTcgaagaatatgatgattttgtgagaGTCGGAAAAATTGTTAACGTCTCTGCCCTAAAATCACAAGTAGAAGCTTTGCAAGGGCAAGGAAGTAGTGGGAAAGGACCacagtttaaaaagaaagagggggatgtAACTTTTGTCTGGAGTCACAACCCTTCACCCAGACCCCAATAccaacacaatccaacctacGAACCATcttacccttactattcaaacccTCACCATGTATATACTACCAATATCAACCCCCATCGATCTCGCCCAAGCTATACTAACCCATCtttagccccttttcaaatttctcaaccaaatccacACCAAAACCGTCATCGGCCTCTATTCAATCCAAGAATGCCTCCACCAAACAGACCCATTTACAACTATCCTCAACCCCCTAAAGCCAACAACCCGGGACGTAACCGCACATTCACCAATCTCGACAGGCCTTTGGATCAATTATATGACCAATTGAAGGCTGCCGGGAAAATAGGTATCATTCCCCCTCCAACCTATCCGTATGGTATGCCCGTTGGGTATAACCCACAAGCcgtctgtgcttatcattcaggggcaCCCGGCCATCCGATTGCTGAGTGTAAAGCACTcaagcataaaattcaagacatggTTGAAGCTGGAGAGATTGTAATTAGAAGAAAAGAGGCACAAGCGCCAAATGTGGATAAGAACCCCCTGCCAGAGTACGATAACACCATTGGGGTTATTATGGACAATACGAAATTTAAGGAGCCTATTAGAAACTCGTCAAGTAAGGCTGAGgtgtttggaaatgatgcaGAATTTCCCGACATCCCTGAAGGATCAATTTCCAATTGA
- the LOC113750187 gene encoding putative late blight resistance protein homolog R1B-13, with the protein MDNLEGSPDLEHLETLSLVIDPSSQSQSLQKILSKLPSIRRLTCVNGNRNWNSECDASAENHDGILVLDYLSRLESLKMGGFSGYQFEFPLNLRKLTLSYNCQPWSKISAIGKLPNLEVLKLHSKSFVGEKWEMEEGEFGNLQFLELSGLGIRWWDASSDNFCCLEKLVLHDCGWLEKVPSCLGETLTLDVIELKWCHESAVNSVKQIQQEQMDMGNKDLKIVII; encoded by the coding sequence ATGGACAATCTTGAAGGCTCCCCAGATTTAGAACACTTAGAAACTTTATCCCTTGTAATCGATCCCTCTTCTCAGAGTCAAAGCTTGCAAAAGATACTCTCAAAGTTACCAAGCATCCGCAGGCTAACGTGCGTGAATGGGAATCGCAATTGGAATTCTGAATGCGACGCATCTGCTGAAAATCACGATGGGATTCTCGTGCTTGATTACTTGAGTCGTTTAGAATCACTTAAGATGGGTGGATTTTCCGGATATCAGTTTGAATTCCCactgaatttgagaaagttgACTCTCTCATATAATTGTCAGCCATGGAgtaaaatttcagcaattggaaAGCTGCCCAACCTTGAAGTGCTTAAACTACACTCTAAATCCTTTGTGGGGGAAAAGTGGGAAATGGAAGAAGGGGAGTTTGGTAACCTCCAATTCTTGGAATTGTCAGGCTTGGGCATTCGCTGGTGGGACGCCTCTTCTGATAATTTTTGCTGTCTTGAGAAATTGGTTTTGCATGATTGTGGTTGGCTGGAAAAGGTACCTTCTTGTTTAGGGGAAACCCTCACTCTTGACGTGATTGAGTTAAAATGGTGTCATGAGTCTGCTGTAAATTCTGTGAAGCAAATTCAGCAAGAGCAGATGGATATGGGAAATAAGGATCTAAAGATCGTTATTATTTAA
- the LOC113750587 gene encoding putative late blight resistance protein homolog R1B-17, with the protein MEDATGNKDGRDIELLKIEAEEIYDSIKYGSETQRVTKTAIHMPSQIVAPIFNEALVGLNDEVESIIDRLTRGSNQFDVVAIVGMAGLGKTTLAKNVYSDPSIKFHFHIYAWCTVSQVYSKHNLLLQILCVIDSRSSDQYHKMNEDDLDAKLYQQLKGKRYVIVLDDVWDIEGWNLLKHSLPDDCNGSRVLLTSRFHNLSLEIRPDSKPLHLRPLTNKESLELLQKKLFAKEDCPPTLSEVVLHVAKCCKGLPLAVVLVAGILATTQQDCWEEVTRRLSSTIFVENEHCMKTLEYSYNYLPDYLKPCLLYLGAFQEDRDISIRKLSRLWISEGFVQKIEGKSLEDVADNYLMDLIGRSLVMPAHRRSLGGIKVCRIHDLVHEFCVTKAKEKNFIRILNVDDLDAFTGPSAGRKLTQISIV; encoded by the exons ATGGAAGATGCCACCGGCAATAAGGATGGAAG AGATATTGAGCTTTTGAAAATTGAGGCTGAAGAGATCTATGATAGCATAAAATATGGTAGTGAAACCCAGAGAGTTACGAAGACTGCCATTCACATGCCATCACAAATTGTTGCTCCAATATTTAATGAAGCTCTAGTAGGTCTCAATGATGAGGTAGAAAGCATAATTGATAGACTTACAAGAGGATCAAACCAGTTCGATGTTGTTGCTATTGTGGGTATGGCTGGGCTTGGTAAGACAACTTTAGCCAAGAATGTCTACAGTGATCCTTCAATAAAGTTTCACTTCCATATTTATGCTTGGTGTACTGTTTCTCAAGTATATAGCAAGCACAATTTGTTACTGCAGATTTTGTGTGTTATTGATTCTAGGAGTAGTGAccaatatcataagatgaatgaagatgatttggatGCAAAGCTGTACCAGCAATTGAAAGGGAAGAGGTATGTCATCGTTTTGGATGATGTTTGGGACATTGAGGGGTGGAATTTGTTGAAACACTCATTGCCAGACGATTGCAATGGAAGCAGGGTACTCTTAACCAGCAGATTTCATAACTTGTCTTTGGAAATTAGACCTGATAGCAAGCCTCTCCATCTTCGCCCACTTACTAATAAAGAGAGTTTGGAATTGCTGCAGAAGAAGCTATTTGCCAAAGAAGATTGTCCTCCAACATTAAGTGAAGTTGTACTGCACGTAGCAAAATGCTGTAAGGGCTTACCTCTTGCAGTTGTCCTTGTTGCTGGAATTCTTGCTACTACTCAGCAAGATTGCTGGGAAGAAGTCACAAGACGTCTAAGTTCCACCATTTTTGTGGAAAATGAGCACTGTATGAAGACACTTGAGTACAGTTACAATTATTTACCTGATTATTTGAAGCCATGCCTTCTTTACTTGGGTGCATTTCAAGAAGACCGAGACATTTCTATCCGAAAGTTGTCACGGCTTTGGATCTCTGAAGGATTCGTgcaaaaaattgaaggaaagagTTTAGAGGATGTGGCGGACAACTATTTGATGGATCTGATTGGGAGAAGTTTAGTTATGCCTGCACATAGAAGATCTTTAGGTGGGATCAAAGTTTGCCGAATTCATGATTTGGTACATGAGTTTTGTGTGACaaaagcaaaagagaaaaattttatACGGATTTTAAATGTGGATGACCTTGATGCTTTTACTGGACCGT CAGCTGGACGGAAGCTCACTCAAATTTCTATTGTCTAA